The following proteins are co-located in the Pseudomonas antarctica genome:
- a CDS encoding MFS transporter codes for MSESTCSPPLSGDVKRQQLSRFILITCISLISFFPINILLPSFPALATRFDMPTADIALSISLFTLVFSISQLVAGPLSDKWGRKEVLLGCITLSILGAIGCALASDYLTFLLFRSLQAMGCGFFVLGHALVEDLFEEQDRARVRLYYMTLSGSFVALSPLIGSWLQTTFDWQGSFYGFALMALGMLIHAFCILPSKSASPHRAPVSIIGTLKAVASNRDFLRYWWIAALVFACYFALISVTPLIFMDALKLSEYQYALVLMVYGVAYLLGGVAASYLQKRIPLSRQINLGLGLLLVAGVLLTLIVSVEAITTITLLIPMLISALAVTLVRPAAISAAMLLFSSNAGTAASAGNSIMFLSAAVSSAALAQTGTHLLMTIAVSFILFSLWGWLTNARVGR; via the coding sequence ATGTCTGAGTCCACCTGCTCGCCCCCACTCAGTGGCGACGTAAAACGCCAACAACTGTCCCGCTTCATCCTCATCACCTGCATTTCACTGATCAGCTTCTTTCCGATCAATATTCTCCTGCCCTCATTCCCCGCGCTGGCTACCCGGTTCGACATGCCTACGGCGGACATCGCACTCTCCATCAGCCTGTTCACCCTGGTCTTTTCCATCTCCCAATTGGTCGCGGGCCCGTTGTCGGATAAATGGGGACGCAAGGAAGTCCTGCTCGGCTGCATCACGCTGTCGATCCTGGGTGCGATTGGCTGCGCACTGGCCTCGGACTACCTGACCTTCCTGCTGTTTCGCTCCTTACAGGCGATGGGCTGTGGCTTCTTCGTGCTGGGCCACGCCCTGGTGGAAGACCTGTTCGAGGAACAGGATCGAGCCCGGGTACGCCTCTATTACATGACCCTGAGTGGTTCGTTTGTCGCGCTGTCACCCCTGATAGGCTCCTGGCTGCAAACCACATTCGACTGGCAAGGCAGCTTCTACGGATTCGCGCTGATGGCGCTGGGCATGTTGATCCATGCGTTCTGCATCCTGCCGTCCAAATCCGCCAGCCCCCACCGTGCCCCGGTTTCGATCATCGGCACGCTGAAAGCCGTCGCAAGCAATCGGGACTTCCTGCGTTACTGGTGGATCGCCGCGCTGGTGTTTGCCTGTTATTTCGCGCTGATCAGCGTGACGCCGCTGATTTTCATGGATGCACTGAAACTGTCGGAATACCAGTACGCCCTGGTGCTGATGGTGTACGGCGTGGCCTATCTGCTCGGCGGCGTCGCGGCGTCATATTTGCAAAAGCGCATCCCGCTGTCCCGGCAAATCAACCTCGGCCTCGGCTTGCTGCTTGTCGCTGGTGTGCTGTTGACACTGATCGTCAGCGTTGAGGCGATCACCACCATCACCCTGCTGATTCCGATGCTGATCAGCGCCCTGGCCGTCACCCTGGTTCGGCCTGCCGCGATTTCTGCGGCAATGTTGCTGTTCTCCAGCAATGCAGGCACAGCCGCATCAGCGGGCAACAGCATCATGTTCCTCAGCGCCGCCGTCAGCAGCGCCGCCCTTGCGCAAACCGGCACGCATTTGCTGATGACCATTGCTGTCAGCTTCATCCTTTTCAGCCTGTGGGGTTGGTTGACGAATGCGCGGGTCGGGCGCTAA
- a CDS encoding YfhL family 4Fe-4S dicluster ferredoxin yields MSLIITDDCINCDVCEPECPNAAISQGEEIYVIDPNLCTQCVGHYDEPQCQQVCPVDCIPLDEAHPETEEQLMEKYRKITGKA; encoded by the coding sequence ATGTCCCTGATCATCACCGACGATTGCATCAACTGCGACGTCTGCGAACCCGAGTGCCCGAACGCTGCGATTTCCCAGGGCGAAGAGATCTACGTGATCGACCCCAACCTGTGCACCCAGTGTGTCGGCCACTACGACGAGCCTCAGTGCCAGCAAGTGTGCCCGGTGGATTGCATTCCGCTGGATGAAGCCCATCCGGAGACTGAAGAGCAGTTGATGGAGAAGTACCGGAAGATTACCGGTAAGGCCTAA
- the mutM gene encoding bifunctional DNA-formamidopyrimidine glycosylase/DNA-(apurinic or apyrimidinic site) lyase: protein MPELPEVETTRRGIAPHLEGQRVSRVVVRERRLRWPIPEDLDVRLSGQRIVLVERRAKYLLINAEVGTLISHLGMSGNLRMVEVGSPALKHEHVDIELESGLALRYTDPRRFGAMLWSHDPHNHELLMRLGPEPLTDLFDGERLFQLSRGRSMAVKPFIMDNAVVVGVGNIYATEALFAAGIDPRRAAGGISRGRYLKLAIEIKRVLAAAIERGGTTLRDFIGGDGQPGYFQQELFVYGRGGEACKVCGTELRNVVLGQRASVFCPKCQS from the coding sequence ATGCCCGAGTTACCAGAAGTCGAAACCACCCGGCGCGGAATTGCGCCCCACCTGGAAGGCCAGCGGGTCAGTCGCGTGGTGGTGCGTGAGCGGCGCCTGCGCTGGCCAATCCCGGAAGACCTTGATGTGCGTCTCTCAGGGCAGCGCATCGTATTGGTGGAGCGGCGGGCCAAGTACCTGTTGATCAATGCCGAAGTGGGCACCTTGATCAGCCACTTGGGCATGTCGGGCAACCTGCGCATGGTGGAAGTCGGTTCGCCGGCACTCAAACATGAGCATGTGGACATCGAACTCGAATCCGGCCTGGCCCTGCGTTACACCGACCCCAGGCGTTTCGGCGCGATGCTCTGGAGCCACGACCCGCACAACCACGAGTTGCTGATGCGCCTGGGGCCCGAGCCGTTGACCGACCTGTTTGATGGCGAGCGCCTGTTCCAGCTGTCCCGTGGGCGTTCGATGGCGGTGAAGCCGTTCATCATGGACAACGCAGTGGTGGTGGGGGTGGGCAATATTTATGCGACGGAAGCGTTGTTTGCGGCGGGGATTGACCCGCGTCGGGCCGCGGGCGGTATCTCACGCGGGCGCTATTTGAAGCTGGCGATTGAGATAAAGCGCGTGCTGGCGGCCGCCATTGAACGGGGCGGTACCACGCTGCGCGACTTTATTGGGGGTGACGGGCAGCCGGGGTATTTCCAGCAGGAACTGTTTGTCTACGGCCGGGGAGGCGAGGCGTGCAAGGTCTGCGGGACGGAGTTGCGCAATGTGGTGTTGGGGCAGCGGGCGAGTGTGTTTTGCCCTAAGTGCCAGAGCTGA
- the coaD gene encoding pantetheine-phosphate adenylyltransferase: MNRVLYPGTFDPITKGHGDLVERASRLFDHVIIAVAASPKKNPLFPLEQRVELAREVTKHLPNVEVVGFSTLLAHFAKEQNANVFLRGLRAVSDFEYEFQLANMNRQLAPDVESLFLTPSERYSFISSTLVREIAALGGDITKFVHPAVADALTLRFKK, encoded by the coding sequence ATGAACCGAGTGTTGTACCCAGGTACCTTCGACCCGATTACCAAAGGCCATGGCGATCTGGTCGAACGCGCCTCTCGCTTGTTCGACCATGTGATCATCGCGGTCGCCGCCAGCCCCAAGAAAAACCCGCTGTTTCCCCTGGAACAGCGCGTGGAATTGGCACGCGAGGTCACCAAGCACTTGCCTAACGTGGAAGTGGTGGGCTTTTCGACGCTGCTGGCGCACTTCGCCAAAGAGCAGAACGCCAATGTGTTCCTGCGTGGCCTGCGTGCAGTGTCGGACTTCGAATACGAATTCCAGCTGGCCAACATGAACCGTCAACTGGCGCCCGACGTGGAAAGCCTGTTCCTCACGCCGTCGGAGCGTTATTCGTTCATTTCCTCCACATTGGTCCGTGAAATCGCTGCTTTGGGCGGGGATATCACCAAGTTCGTGCACCCGGCCGTGGCAGATGCGCTGACCCTGCGTTTCAAGAAGTAA
- a CDS encoding GMC family oxidoreductase, whose product MPVPDLFRDGLARGWKTHNGAALGNDLTLEADVAIIGSGAGGGTTAEILSAAGYKVLLIEEGPLKTSSDFKLLEDEAYASLYQEGIGRMSKDGAITILQGRAVGGTTLINWTSSFRTPDATLAHWASEYAVKGHSSAEMAPWFEKMEQRLGIAPWAIPPNANNDVIRKGCEKLGYSWHVIPRNVRGCFNLGYCGMGCPVNAKQSMLVTTIPSTLEKGGELLYLARAERLNYSGDTISSLECVAMDERCVAPTGRKITVKAKHYVLSGGGINSPALLMRSDAPDPHSRLGKRTFLHLVNFSAGLFDEVINPFYGAPQSIYSDHFQWLDGTTGKMSYKLEAPPLHPGLASTLFGGYGTQNALDMSQLPHTHAMLALLRDGFHPDSPGGTVELRSDGTPVLDYQVSDYAWDGLRRAFHTMAEIQFAAGAKSVKPLHHDARYVNTLAEARSLIDGLSLELHRTTLGSAHVMGGCAMGEDPKNAVADSLGRHHQLRNLSIHDGSLFPTSIGANPQLSVYGLTAQLATALAERLKTA is encoded by the coding sequence ATGCCCGTACCCGATCTGTTCCGCGACGGCCTGGCCCGTGGCTGGAAAACCCACAATGGCGCCGCCTTAGGCAACGACCTGACCCTGGAAGCCGATGTGGCGATTATCGGCAGCGGCGCCGGTGGCGGCACTACCGCCGAGATCCTCAGCGCAGCCGGCTACAAGGTGTTGCTGATCGAAGAAGGCCCGCTCAAAACCAGCAGCGATTTCAAACTGCTGGAAGACGAGGCCTACGCCAGCCTGTACCAGGAGGGCATCGGCCGCATGAGCAAAGACGGCGCGATCACCATCCTGCAGGGCCGGGCCGTGGGCGGCACCACGCTGATCAACTGGACGTCGAGCTTTCGCACGCCCGATGCCACCCTCGCCCACTGGGCCAGCGAATACGCGGTAAAAGGCCACAGCAGCGCCGAGATGGCGCCGTGGTTCGAGAAGATGGAGCAGCGCCTGGGTATCGCGCCGTGGGCCATACCACCGAATGCCAACAACGATGTGATTCGCAAAGGCTGCGAAAAACTCGGTTACAGCTGGCACGTGATTCCGCGCAACGTGCGCGGCTGCTTCAACCTGGGGTATTGCGGCATGGGCTGCCCGGTCAACGCCAAGCAGTCGATGCTGGTCACCACCATTCCGTCCACCCTGGAAAAAGGCGGTGAGCTGCTCTACCTGGCCCGCGCCGAACGCCTCAACTACAGCGGCGACACGATCAGCAGCCTGGAATGCGTCGCCATGGATGAACGCTGCGTGGCCCCCACCGGGCGCAAGATCACGGTCAAGGCCAAGCATTACGTCCTGTCCGGCGGTGGCATCAACAGCCCGGCACTGCTGATGCGTTCGGACGCACCCGACCCGCATTCGCGGCTGGGCAAGCGCACTTTTCTGCACTTGGTGAACTTCTCCGCCGGGCTGTTCGACGAGGTCATCAACCCGTTCTACGGTGCGCCGCAGTCGATCTATTCCGACCACTTCCAATGGCTGGACGGCACTACCGGCAAAATGTCCTACAAGCTGGAGGCTCCGCCCTTACATCCGGGCTTGGCCAGCACCCTGTTCGGCGGCTACGGCACACAGAACGCCTTGGACATGAGCCAACTGCCCCATACCCACGCCATGCTCGCGCTGCTGCGTGACGGCTTTCATCCCGACAGCCCGGGCGGCACCGTGGAATTGCGCAGTGACGGCACGCCGGTGCTCGATTATCAGGTGTCGGATTACGCCTGGGACGGCCTGCGCCGGGCGTTCCATACCATGGCCGAGATTCAGTTCGCAGCGGGCGCCAAGTCAGTCAAGCCGTTGCACCACGATGCACGCTACGTGAACACCTTGGCCGAGGCGCGCAGCCTGATTGACGGCCTGAGCCTGGAATTGCACCGCACAACACTGGGCAGCGCCCACGTAATGGGCGGTTGCGCCATGGGTGAAGACCCGAAAAACGCGGTGGCCGACAGCCTCGGCCGGCATCACCAATTGCGCAACCTGTCGATCCACGACGGCTCTTTATTCCCCACCAGCATTGGGGCTAACCCGCAATTGTCGGTGTACGGATTGACGGCGCAACTGGCGACAGCATTGGCCGAACGTCTGAAAACGGCATGA
- the ilvD gene encoding dihydroxy-acid dehydratase, with protein sequence MPDYRSKTSTHGRNMAGARALWRATGMKDDDFKKPIIAIANSFTQFVPGHVHLKDLGQLVAREIERAGGVAKEFNTIAVDDGIAMGHDGMLYSLPSREIIADSVEYMVNAHCADAIVCISNCDKITPGMLMASLRLNIPVIFVSGGPMEAGKTKLASHGLDLVDAMVIAADSSASDEKVAEYERSACPTCGSCSGMFTANSMNCLVEALGLALPGNGSTLATHSDREQLFLQAGRTIVELCKRYYTENDESVLPRNIANFKAFENAMTLDIAMGGSTNTILHLLAAAQEAEIDFDLRDIDRLSRHVPQLCKVAPNIQKYHMEDVHRAGGIFSILGSLARGGLLHTDLPTVHSKSLAEGIAKWDITQTTDEAVHHFFKAGPAGIPTQTAFSQSTRWDTLDDDRENGCIRSVEHAYSQEGGLAVLYGNIALDGCVVKTAGVDESIHVFEGRAKIYESQDSSVRGILADEVKEGDIVIIRYEGPKGGPGMQEMLYPTSYLKSKGLGKACALLTDGRFSGGTSGLSIGHASPEAAAGGAIGLVQDGDKVLIDIPNRSINLLISDEELAARRVEQDKKGWKPVEKRPRKVTTALKAYALLATSADKGAVRNKAMLDGL encoded by the coding sequence ATGCCTGATTACCGCTCGAAAACATCTACCCACGGCCGCAACATGGCCGGCGCGCGCGCACTGTGGCGTGCCACGGGGATGAAAGATGACGACTTCAAAAAGCCGATCATCGCGATTGCCAACTCGTTCACCCAATTCGTACCCGGCCATGTCCACCTCAAGGACCTGGGCCAGTTGGTCGCCCGCGAGATCGAACGCGCCGGCGGTGTAGCCAAAGAATTCAACACCATCGCCGTGGATGACGGCATCGCCATGGGCCATGACGGCATGCTGTATTCGCTGCCGAGCCGCGAGATCATCGCCGATTCCGTGGAGTACATGGTCAACGCCCACTGCGCCGACGCCATCGTGTGCATCTCCAACTGCGACAAGATCACCCCCGGCATGCTGATGGCCTCCCTGCGCCTGAATATCCCGGTGATTTTCGTGTCCGGCGGCCCGATGGAAGCCGGCAAGACCAAGCTCGCCTCCCACGGCCTCGACCTGGTCGATGCCATGGTCATCGCCGCCGATTCCAGCGCTTCTGACGAGAAGGTCGCGGAATACGAGCGCAGCGCCTGCCCGACCTGCGGTTCGTGCTCCGGCATGTTCACCGCCAACTCGATGAACTGCCTGGTAGAAGCCTTGGGCCTGGCGTTGCCGGGTAACGGCTCTACCCTGGCCACCCACAGCGACCGCGAGCAATTGTTCCTGCAAGCCGGCCGCACCATCGTCGAGCTGTGCAAGCGTTACTACACCGAGAACGATGAGTCGGTGTTGCCGCGCAACATCGCCAACTTCAAGGCGTTCGAAAACGCCATGACCCTGGACATCGCCATGGGCGGTTCCACCAACACCATCCTGCACTTGCTGGCCGCCGCCCAGGAAGCCGAGATCGATTTCGACCTGCGCGACATCGACCGTCTGTCCCGCCACGTGCCGCAACTGTGCAAAGTCGCGCCGAACATCCAGAAGTACCACATGGAAGACGTGCACCGCGCCGGCGGGATCTTCTCGATCCTGGGTTCCCTGGCCCGCGGCGGCCTGCTGCACACCGACCTGCCGACCGTGCACAGCAAATCCCTGGCCGAAGGCATCGCCAAATGGGACATCACCCAGACCACCGACGAAGCCGTGCATCACTTCTTCAAGGCCGGCCCGGCAGGCATCCCGACGCAAACCGCGTTCAGCCAGTCGACCCGTTGGGACACCCTCGACGACGACCGTGAAAACGGCTGCATCCGCAGTGTCGAGCACGCCTACTCCCAAGAAGGCGGCCTGGCCGTACTGTACGGCAACATCGCCCTCGACGGCTGCGTAGTCAAAACCGCTGGCGTGGACGAGTCGATCCACGTGTTCGAAGGCCGCGCCAAGATCTACGAAAGCCAGGACAGCTCGGTACGCGGCATCCTCGCCGACGAAGTCAAAGAAGGTGACATCGTCATCATCCGTTACGAGGGCCCGAAAGGCGGCCCGGGCATGCAAGAGATGCTCTACCCGACGTCGTACCTCAAATCCAAAGGCCTCGGCAAAGCCTGCGCCCTGCTGACCGACGGCCGTTTCTCCGGCGGCACCTCGGGCCTGTCCATCGGCCACGCTTCTCCAGAAGCCGCTGCCGGTGGCGCGATTGGCCTGGTGCAGGATGGCGACAAAGTGCTGATCGACATTCCGAACCGCTCGATCAACCTGTTAATCAGCGATGAAGAACTGGCTGCACGCCGGGTCGAACAGGACAAGAAAGGCTGGAAACCGGTCGAGAAGCGTCCACGTAAAGTGACGACCGCGTTGAAGGCTTATGCCCTGCTGGCTACCAGTGCCGACAAGGGTGCGGTACGTAACAAGGCGATGCTCGACGGCCTGTAA
- a CDS encoding HDOD domain-containing protein, producing the protein MPPQPQIMVDLQMEQYMPDPDLEVIARLISQDPGLSGALLKIVNSPYYGLSNKIASIQRAVNLLGSRSIINLINAQSIKGEMSDDTIVTLNRFWDTAQDVAMTCLTLAKRTGSQTVDEAYALGLFHDCGVPLMLKRFPNYMTVLEEAYANAGPDCRVVDTENNAFNTNHAVVGYYTAKSWRLPEHVTDAIANHHNALAIFSDESSRTPQLKNLLAILKMAEHICSSYRVLGSQSVDHEWNAIGHLVLDYVGLSDYDFESMKLSIRELGAH; encoded by the coding sequence GTGCCGCCTCAACCGCAAATCATGGTGGATTTGCAGATGGAGCAGTACATGCCCGACCCGGACCTGGAAGTGATCGCGCGGTTGATCTCCCAAGACCCAGGCTTGTCCGGTGCGCTGCTGAAGATCGTCAACTCGCCCTATTACGGCCTGAGCAACAAGATCGCCTCGATCCAGCGCGCAGTGAACCTGCTGGGCAGCCGCTCGATCATCAACCTGATCAATGCGCAGTCGATCAAGGGCGAGATGAGCGACGACACCATCGTCACCCTCAACCGCTTCTGGGACACTGCCCAGGATGTGGCCATGACGTGCCTGACCCTGGCCAAACGCACCGGTTCGCAAACCGTAGACGAGGCCTATGCCTTGGGCCTGTTTCACGATTGCGGTGTGCCATTGATGCTCAAGCGTTTTCCCAACTACATGACGGTGCTGGAAGAGGCCTACGCCAACGCCGGCCCCGACTGCCGGGTGGTCGACACCGAGAACAACGCGTTCAACACCAACCATGCAGTCGTCGGTTATTACACCGCCAAGTCCTGGCGCCTGCCGGAGCATGTGACCGACGCCATCGCCAACCACCACAATGCCCTGGCGATTTTCAGCGATGAGTCGTCGCGCACTCCGCAACTGAAAAACCTGCTGGCGATCCTGAAAATGGCCGAGCATATCTGCTCGTCTTACCGTGTGCTGGGCAGCCAGTCGGTAGACCATGAGTGGAATGCTATCGGCCACCTGGTGCTGGATTACGTGGGCCTGTCGGACTACGACTTTGAAAGCATGAAGTTGTCGATCCGCGAGCTGGGCGCGCACTGA
- a CDS encoding class I SAM-dependent rRNA methyltransferase has translation MSLPSLRLKANADRRLRNGHLWVYSNEIDVAATPLHGFQAGDQAILEAAGGKTLGIVAMSPNNLICARLLSRDIKLPLDKSLLVHRINVALSLRDRLFDKPFYRLVYGDSDLLPGLVVDRFGDILVVQIASATMEAHKEDVIAALTQVLKPSGILFKNDSAARDAEGLNRYVETVFGLVPEWVALEENGVKFEAPVIQGQKTGWFYDHRMNRARLAPYAKGKRVLDLYSYIGGWGVQAAAFGASEVFCVDASAFALDGVERNAALNGVAEKMTCIEGDVFEALKELKASEERFDVIVADPPAFIKRKKDMKNGEGAYRRLNEQAMRLLSKDGILVSASCSMHLPEDDLQNILLTSARHLDRNIQMLERGGQGPDHPVHPAIAETRYIKSITYRLLPNS, from the coding sequence ATGTCCCTGCCAAGCCTGCGTCTCAAAGCCAACGCCGATCGTCGTTTGCGCAACGGCCACCTGTGGGTCTACAGCAACGAAATCGACGTGGCCGCCACACCTCTTCATGGCTTCCAGGCAGGCGACCAGGCCATCCTGGAAGCGGCCGGCGGCAAGACCCTGGGCATCGTGGCCATGAGCCCGAACAACCTGATCTGCGCACGCCTGCTGTCGCGCGACATCAAGTTGCCCCTGGACAAGTCGCTGCTGGTGCACCGCATCAACGTCGCCCTGTCGCTGCGTGATCGCCTGTTCGACAAGCCGTTCTACCGCCTGGTCTACGGCGATTCCGACCTGTTGCCAGGCCTGGTAGTCGACCGTTTCGGCGACATCCTGGTGGTGCAGATCGCGTCGGCGACCATGGAAGCCCACAAAGAAGACGTGATCGCTGCGCTCACCCAAGTGCTCAAGCCGAGCGGCATCCTGTTCAAGAACGACTCCGCCGCGCGCGACGCTGAAGGCCTCAACCGCTACGTTGAAACCGTGTTCGGCCTGGTGCCGGAGTGGGTAGCGCTGGAAGAAAACGGCGTGAAGTTCGAAGCCCCGGTCATCCAGGGCCAGAAGACCGGCTGGTTCTACGACCACCGTATGAACCGCGCGCGCCTGGCCCCGTATGCCAAAGGCAAACGCGTGCTGGACCTGTACAGCTACATCGGCGGCTGGGGCGTGCAAGCTGCAGCCTTCGGCGCCAGTGAAGTGTTCTGCGTCGACGCCTCCGCTTTCGCCCTCGACGGTGTTGAGCGCAACGCCGCGCTGAACGGCGTCGCCGAGAAAATGACCTGCATTGAAGGCGACGTCTTCGAAGCCCTCAAAGAGCTGAAAGCCAGCGAAGAACGCTTCGACGTGATCGTCGCCGACCCACCGGCCTTCATCAAACGCAAAAAAGACATGAAAAACGGCGAAGGCGCCTACCGTCGCCTGAACGAGCAAGCCATGCGCCTGCTCAGCAAGGACGGCATCCTGGTCAGCGCATCCTGCTCGATGCACCTGCCGGAAGACGACCTGCAAAACATCCTGCTGACCAGCGCGCGCCACCTGGATCGCAATATCCAGATGCTCGAACGCGGCGGCCAGGGCCCGGATCACCCGGTGCATCCGGCGATTGCAGAGACGCGGTATATCAAGAGCATTACCTACCGGTTGCTGCCTAACAGCTAA